One genomic window of Scylla paramamosain isolate STU-SP2022 chromosome 20, ASM3559412v1, whole genome shotgun sequence includes the following:
- the LOC135110216 gene encoding gephyrin-like isoform X1, with protein sequence MPRVVKVGVLTVSDRCSRGEAQDEGGANLKALVDGGMLFKGKVCKYSCVSDDLALIEEKLREWCEEEVHLILTTGGTGFAERDVTPEAVKKVIEKEAPGLTTCMLTESLKVTPLAMLSRPVCGMRGKTLIATLPGSRKGSEECLRFISPAIPHAVSLIMGWKDEVEATHNVLQSEGVKCGTTGGHHHHHHHPCGHHHHHHHHHHHQENGESKADVSHVSRRPRKSPYPMISVSQAVETVLSQAEQCMTENLSIKNALGFVLAEDIHAKDPLPPFPASIKDGYAVLAADGTGLRVVRGDSTAGCSPEMKTVTSGVCVRVSTGAPVPPGADAVVQVEDTELTKEAEDGCTELEIKILKTPHAGQDIRPLGCDIRVGEKILSQGTLLGPSEMGLLATVGVTNVLVVRKPVVAVLSTGNELQEPGETLREGHIRDSNKTTIMSLLQQHSYPVLDAGIARDQPTALLKSLRSAFSHADILVTSGGVSMGERDVLRPVLLSDFEAQIHFAQVFMKPGKPTTFATCYYHNKKKLILGLPGNPVSAAVTSVLYLLPLCRTMSGRAVCENICIKAKLAETMQLDPRPEYHRAFLSWRPGGEVPLAYSTGNQLSSRLLSMASAQALLKLPPASSENKSLVEGSTVEVILLGM encoded by the exons ATGCCACGAGTGGTTAAGGTTGGGGTGCTGACTGTGAGTGACCGCTGCTCCCGCGGTGAAGCTCAGGATGAAGGTGGGGCCAACCTCAAGGCCCTGGTGGATGGCGGCATGCTCTTCAAGGGGAAG GTGTGCAAGTACTCTTGTGTCTCCGATGACCTTGCACTGATTGAGGAGAAGCTAAGGGAGTGGTGTGAGGAAGAGGTGCATCTCATCCTCACCACAGGAGGGACGGGATTTGCTGAACGAGATGTGACTCCTGAAGCTGtcaagaaa GTGATAGAAAAGGAGGCCCCAGGGCTCACCACATGCATGCTGACAGAGTCCCTGAAGGTCACCCCACTGGCCATGCTGTCGCGGCCTGTGTGTGGCATGAGGGGAAAGACCCTCATAGCCACTCTTCCGGGAAGCAGGAAAGGTTCAGAGGAGTGTCTTAG ATTTATTTCTCCAGCCATTCCACATGCAGTGAGCCTCATTATGGGCTggaaggatgaggtggaggcCACACACAATGTGCTTCAGTCTGAAGGTGTGAAGTGTGGAACTACTGGgggccaccatcaccatcaccaccatccttgtggtcaccaccaccaccatcaccaccaccatcaccaccaagaaaATGGAGAGTCGAAGGCTGACGTTTCGCATGTGTCTCGCCGCCCCAGGAAATCTCCTTACCCAATGATTTCAGTTTCCCAAGCTGTGGAGACTGTTCTTTCACAAGCAGAGCAGTGCATGACGGAAAATCTCTCCATTAAAAATGCCCTAGGATTTGTTCTGGCTGAAGACATTCATGCAAAAGATCCACTGCCTCCATTTCCTGCTTCAATAAAGGATGGGTATGCAGTCCTGGCTGCTGATGGAACTGGGCTGCGGGTGGTGAGGGGTGATTCAACTGCAGGATGTAGTCCTGAGATGAAGACAGTGACCAGTGGCGTGTGTGTGCGGGTGAGCACTGGTGCCCCTGTTCCTCCTGGAGCTGACGCTGTGGTGCAG GTGGAGGACACAGAGCTAACCAAAGAGGCTGAGGATGGCTGCACTGAATTAGAGATTAAGATCCTGAAGACTCCTCATGCTGGACAAGACATTCGGCCACTTGGGTGTGACATCAGAGTTGGGGAGAAGATCCTGTCCCAAGGCACTCTTCTAGGACCATCTGAGATGGGACTCCTGGCCACTGTTGGTGTCACCAATGTTTTGGTTGTCAGAAAACCTGTGGTGGCAGTCCTTTCAACTG GTAATGAGCTGCAGGAGCCAGGTGAGACTCTTCGAGAAGGTCACATTAGAGACAGCAATAAGACCACCATTATGTCCCTTCTGCAGCAGCATAGCTACCCTGTGCTTGATGCTGGAATTGCACGGGACCAGCCCACAGCGCTGCTTAAGAGTCTAAGGAGTGCCTTTAGCCATGCTGATATTCTGGTTACCTCTGGGGGAGTGTCCATGGGGGAGAGGGATGTATTAAGGCCTGTGCTCCTCTCTGACTTTGAAGCCCAGATTCACTTTGCTCAG GTGTTCATGAAGCCAGGAAAGCCCACCACCTTTGCCACCTGTTACTATCATAACAAGAAGAAATTGATCCTTGGTCTTCCTGGCAACCCTGTCTCTGCTGCTGTCACTTCTGTCCTTTACCTCCTGCCTCTTTGTCGCACAATGAGCGGGAGGGCAGTGTGTGAGAACATTTGCATCAAAGCTAAG CTGGCTGAAACCATGCAACTGGATCCACGGCCGGAGTACCACAGAGCTTTTCTGTCGTGGCGGCCAGGAGGAGAAGTCCCACTTGCCTACTCAACAGGCAATCAACTTTCCTCTCGCCTCCTCTCCATGGCTTCAGCTCAAGCCTTGCTTAAGCTGCCTCCTGCTAGCTCAGAAAACAAGAGTTTGGTTGAGGGATCAACAGTGGAAGTCATCCTTCTGGGAATGTAG
- the LOC135110216 gene encoding gephyrin-like isoform X2: MPRVVKVGVLTVSDRCSRGEAQDEGGANLKALVDGGMLFKGKVCKYSCVSDDLALIEEKLREWCEEEVHLILTTGGTGFAERDVTPEAVKKVIEKEAPGLTTCMLTESLKVTPLAMLSRPVCGMRGKTLIATLPGSRKGSEECLRFISPAIPHAVSLIMGWKDEVEATHNVLQSEGVKCGTTGGHHHHHHHPCGHHHHHHHHHHHQENGESKADVSHVSRRPRKSPYPMISVSQAVETVLSQAEQCMTENLSIKNALGFVLAEDIHAKDPLPPFPASIKDGYAVLAADGTGLRVVRGDSTAGCSPEMKTVTSGVCVRVEDTELTKEAEDGCTELEIKILKTPHAGQDIRPLGCDIRVGEKILSQGTLLGPSEMGLLATVGVTNVLVVRKPVVAVLSTGNELQEPGETLREGHIRDSNKTTIMSLLQQHSYPVLDAGIARDQPTALLKSLRSAFSHADILVTSGGVSMGERDVLRPVLLSDFEAQIHFAQVFMKPGKPTTFATCYYHNKKKLILGLPGNPVSAAVTSVLYLLPLCRTMSGRAVCENICIKAKLAETMQLDPRPEYHRAFLSWRPGGEVPLAYSTGNQLSSRLLSMASAQALLKLPPASSENKSLVEGSTVEVILLGM; this comes from the exons ATGCCACGAGTGGTTAAGGTTGGGGTGCTGACTGTGAGTGACCGCTGCTCCCGCGGTGAAGCTCAGGATGAAGGTGGGGCCAACCTCAAGGCCCTGGTGGATGGCGGCATGCTCTTCAAGGGGAAG GTGTGCAAGTACTCTTGTGTCTCCGATGACCTTGCACTGATTGAGGAGAAGCTAAGGGAGTGGTGTGAGGAAGAGGTGCATCTCATCCTCACCACAGGAGGGACGGGATTTGCTGAACGAGATGTGACTCCTGAAGCTGtcaagaaa GTGATAGAAAAGGAGGCCCCAGGGCTCACCACATGCATGCTGACAGAGTCCCTGAAGGTCACCCCACTGGCCATGCTGTCGCGGCCTGTGTGTGGCATGAGGGGAAAGACCCTCATAGCCACTCTTCCGGGAAGCAGGAAAGGTTCAGAGGAGTGTCTTAG ATTTATTTCTCCAGCCATTCCACATGCAGTGAGCCTCATTATGGGCTggaaggatgaggtggaggcCACACACAATGTGCTTCAGTCTGAAGGTGTGAAGTGTGGAACTACTGGgggccaccatcaccatcaccaccatccttgtggtcaccaccaccaccatcaccaccaccatcaccaccaagaaaATGGAGAGTCGAAGGCTGACGTTTCGCATGTGTCTCGCCGCCCCAGGAAATCTCCTTACCCAATGATTTCAGTTTCCCAAGCTGTGGAGACTGTTCTTTCACAAGCAGAGCAGTGCATGACGGAAAATCTCTCCATTAAAAATGCCCTAGGATTTGTTCTGGCTGAAGACATTCATGCAAAAGATCCACTGCCTCCATTTCCTGCTTCAATAAAGGATGGGTATGCAGTCCTGGCTGCTGATGGAACTGGGCTGCGGGTGGTGAGGGGTGATTCAACTGCAGGATGTAGTCCTGAGATGAAGACAGTGACCAGTGGCGTGTGTGTGCGG GTGGAGGACACAGAGCTAACCAAAGAGGCTGAGGATGGCTGCACTGAATTAGAGATTAAGATCCTGAAGACTCCTCATGCTGGACAAGACATTCGGCCACTTGGGTGTGACATCAGAGTTGGGGAGAAGATCCTGTCCCAAGGCACTCTTCTAGGACCATCTGAGATGGGACTCCTGGCCACTGTTGGTGTCACCAATGTTTTGGTTGTCAGAAAACCTGTGGTGGCAGTCCTTTCAACTG GTAATGAGCTGCAGGAGCCAGGTGAGACTCTTCGAGAAGGTCACATTAGAGACAGCAATAAGACCACCATTATGTCCCTTCTGCAGCAGCATAGCTACCCTGTGCTTGATGCTGGAATTGCACGGGACCAGCCCACAGCGCTGCTTAAGAGTCTAAGGAGTGCCTTTAGCCATGCTGATATTCTGGTTACCTCTGGGGGAGTGTCCATGGGGGAGAGGGATGTATTAAGGCCTGTGCTCCTCTCTGACTTTGAAGCCCAGATTCACTTTGCTCAG GTGTTCATGAAGCCAGGAAAGCCCACCACCTTTGCCACCTGTTACTATCATAACAAGAAGAAATTGATCCTTGGTCTTCCTGGCAACCCTGTCTCTGCTGCTGTCACTTCTGTCCTTTACCTCCTGCCTCTTTGTCGCACAATGAGCGGGAGGGCAGTGTGTGAGAACATTTGCATCAAAGCTAAG CTGGCTGAAACCATGCAACTGGATCCACGGCCGGAGTACCACAGAGCTTTTCTGTCGTGGCGGCCAGGAGGAGAAGTCCCACTTGCCTACTCAACAGGCAATCAACTTTCCTCTCGCCTCCTCTCCATGGCTTCAGCTCAAGCCTTGCTTAAGCTGCCTCCTGCTAGCTCAGAAAACAAGAGTTTGGTTGAGGGATCAACAGTGGAAGTCATCCTTCTGGGAATGTAG